Below is a window of Streptomyces taklimakanensis DNA.
CTGCGGCCCATCGTGGTCCCGCCGAACGGCGGCACCACGATCCGCGTCGCCGCGACCGTCACCGGCGCCGACACCGTCGACGTCGCCGTCCACGCCGAGGACACCGGTTTCGTGGCGGAGCACTTCCGGGCCCGGCTGGTCTACTCCGGCGCCACCGCGCCGGACGGGCCGCCCCTGCAGACCGCCGCCGGCACCCCACCGGTCCCCCTGGACCCGGCGGCCGACCTGTACGGCGGCGTCCTCTTCCAGGGGGAGCGCTTCCGGCGGCTGCGCCGTTTCCACCGGGCCGCGGCGCGCCACGTGGACGCGGACGTGGCGGTGCGGGGGCCGGAGGGTTGGTTCGCCGGCTTCCTCCCCGGCGAGCTGCTGTTGGCCGACCCCGGAATGCGCGACGCGCTGATGCACGGCAACCAGGTGTGCGTCCCCGACGCCACCCTGCTGCCCTCGGGGGTCGAGCGCATCCACCCGCTCGGCGCCGGCCCGGACCTCCCGGAGGAGCTGCGCTACTGCGCGGTCGAGCGCAGCCGCGACGGCGACACCTACGTGTACGACGTCGCGGTCCGCGACGCCGACGGCACCGTCGTCGAGCGCTGGGAGGGCCTGACCCTCCAGGCGGTGCGCAAGGGCGACGGTTCCGGGCCCTGGGTCGCCCCGCTGCTGGGCCCGTACCTGGAGCGGACGCTGGAGGACGTGCTCGGCGCCCGTGTCGCGGTGGCGGTCGAGCCGCACGGCGACGCACCGGCCGGCTCCGCCGCCGAGCGCCGCGCGTTCACCGCGACCGCGACCTCCCGGACCCTGGGGGGCCCGGTGACGGTGCGCCACCGTCCCGACGGGCGCCCGGAGATCGACGGGGACCGGTACGTGTCGGCCGCCCACAGCCTGGGGGTCACCCTCGGTGTCGTCGCCGACACCGAGGTGGCCTGCGACGTCGAGGCGGTCAGCATGCGCCCGGCGGCCGAGTGGGAGGGCCTGCTCGGTGAGCACGCGGCCGTTGCGGAGCTGGTCGCCAAGGAGACCGGGGAGGCTCCCGACACGGCCGCCACCCGGGTGTGGAGCACCGTCGAATGCCTGAGGAAGGCGGGCGTCATGGCGGGAGCGCCCCTGACGGTGCTGCCCCGCGGCGAGGACGCCTGGGTGGTCTTCGCCACGGGCGGGCTGCGGATCGCGACCTTCGTCACGTCACTGCTCAACGCCCTGGAACCCGCCGTCTTCGCGTTCCTGACGCACGAGACGGACGACAGGAAGGATGGCACCGGAAAATGACGGCAGACTACTTCGAGTACCGGCACACGGTCGGCTTCGAGGAGACCAACCTCGTCGGGAACGTGTACTACGTCAACTACTTGCGCTGGCAGGGCCGGTGCCGGGAGCTGTTCCTGCAGCAGAAGGCGCCGGACGTGCTGGCCGAGGTGCAGGACGACCTCAAGCTGTTCACCCTGAAGGTGGACTGCGAGTTCTTCGCCGAGATCACGGCCTTCGACGAGCTGTCCATCCGGATGCGGCTGTCGGAGCTGGGGCAGACGCAGCTGGAGTTCACCTTCGACTACGTCAAGGTGACCGACGGCGCCGAGGTCCTCGTGGCGCGGGGCCGGCAGCGGATCGCCTGTATGCGCGGCCCGAACACCAACACCGTGCCCTCGGTCGTCCCCGCCTCCCTGGCCCGCGCCCTGGAGCCGTACGCCGCACGGGGCCGGGTCCTGGCGGGGAGGGCGGCATGAGCACCGCCGTCGCGTCACCGCCCGTGGGCACCGGCGCGCACGCCGACGTGGGCGCCGGTGTCGACGACACCGCGCGACTGCGGCGAGTCTTCGGCGCCTTCGCCACCGGCGTGACGGTGGTGACGGTCGGCGGGGCCTCGCCCCGGGGCATGACCGCCAACTCCTTCACCTCCGTGTCGCTGGATCCGGCCCTGGTGCTGCTGTGCGTGGGCAAGGACGCCGTCATGCACCGCGTGCTCGCCGAGGCCGACACCTTCGCGGTGTCGGTCCTCGGCGCCGAACAGGAGGACGTGGCCCGGCACTTCGCCGACCGCTCGCGGCCGATGGGCGCCAGGCAGTTCGACACCGTGGACTGGCTGCCCGGCGCGTCCGGGGCCCCGCTGCTCACCGGCGCGGTGGCGCACTTCGAGTGCGCGAAGTGGCGTGCCTACGACGGGGGCGACCACACCGTCCACATGGGCCGGGTGCTCTCCCTGGCCGAGCTGCCGGACCGTGAGCCGTTGGTGTTCCACCGGGGACGCTTCCGGCGGCTCGCCGACCGGACGCACGGAGGCGCGGAATGAGCGCCCACCCCCTCGCGGCGGTCCGCGGCCGGGGGGCGCGCGGGCGTGGCACGGGCGTCCGACCGCCCGGCCCGCCCGTGCGGGCCCTGCCCGGTCTGCTGCGCAAGCTGGCGGTCGACCGGCTCGGCATGATGCGGGACGCGGCGGAGCTCTCCGACGCCGTGCGGGTGTCCATCGGACCGAAGAGGATGTACGTCTTCAACCGGCCCGACTACGCCAAGCACGTGCTGGCCGACAACGCCTCCAACTACCGCAAGGGCATCGGCCTGGTGGAGTCCCGCAAGGTGCTCGGCGACGGTCTGCTCACCAGCGAGGGCGAACTGTGGCGCGCCCAGCGTCGCGCCGTCCGGCCGGCGTTCCGGCCCGGACGGATCGCCGCCCA
It encodes the following:
- a CDS encoding acyl-CoA thioesterase; amino-acid sequence: MTADYFEYRHTVGFEETNLVGNVYYVNYLRWQGRCRELFLQQKAPDVLAEVQDDLKLFTLKVDCEFFAEITAFDELSIRMRLSELGQTQLEFTFDYVKVTDGAEVLVARGRQRIACMRGPNTNTVPSVVPASLARALEPYAARGRVLAGRAA
- a CDS encoding flavin reductase family protein encodes the protein MSTAVASPPVGTGAHADVGAGVDDTARLRRVFGAFATGVTVVTVGGASPRGMTANSFTSVSLDPALVLLCVGKDAVMHRVLAEADTFAVSVLGAEQEDVARHFADRSRPMGARQFDTVDWLPGASGAPLLTGAVAHFECAKWRAYDGGDHTVHMGRVLSLAELPDREPLVFHRGRFRRLADRTHGGAE